One genomic window of Tenacibaculum tangerinum includes the following:
- a CDS encoding DUF6095 family protein, whose translation MNKPITFETGVKKLVILLGLLIASPIILSLAFKAIRIFKEAPKIYIAYGLLVIGIILLLFTVYFGFKTFKTLLDFLFKNNL comes from the coding sequence ATGAATAAACCGATTACTTTTGAAACTGGTGTAAAAAAACTTGTAATTTTATTAGGGTTACTCATCGCTTCACCTATTATTTTAAGTCTTGCTTTTAAAGCGATACGAATTTTTAAAGAAGCTCCTAAAATTTACATAGCTTATGGTTTGCTTGTTATAGGAATAATATTGCTACTTTTTACCGTATATTTCGGTTTTAAAACATTTAAAACACTATTAGATTTCCTCTTTAAAAACAACCTTTGA
- a CDS encoding DUF3575 domain-containing protein yields MKKLFLVIAMIAVGFTANAQKNVIKANPLGLAFGIAELSYERVVSDKGSFEIGLSYAGADVTTGSEVIGTSAIGGEAKYKFYFSSEKDAPRGWYAAPFVNYSAASAESSSGEDVGFSAFSGGALAGYQWVFGGGDSGFALDLNFGAQYISASASGGTSVSLEGFLPRLGVSLGYAW; encoded by the coding sequence ATGAAAAAACTATTTTTAGTAATTGCTATGATTGCAGTTGGATTTACTGCGAATGCACAAAAAAATGTAATTAAAGCAAACCCACTTGGCTTAGCTTTTGGAATTGCTGAATTATCTTATGAAAGAGTTGTATCTGATAAAGGATCTTTTGAGATTGGATTATCATATGCAGGGGCCGATGTAACAACTGGTAGTGAAGTTATTGGAACAAGTGCAATTGGAGGTGAAGCAAAGTATAAATTTTACTTTTCTTCGGAAAAAGATGCTCCAAGAGGATGGTACGCTGCTCCTTTTGTAAATTATTCTGCCGCTTCTGCAGAGTCAAGTTCTGGTGAAGATGTTGGTTTTTCGGCATTTTCAGGAGGAGCTTTAGCAGGATACCAATGGGTATTTGGTGGAGGAGATTCTGGTTTTGCGTTGGATCTAAATTTCGGTGCACAGTATATTTCGGCTTCTGCTTCAGGAGGAACTTCTGTTAGTCTTGAAGGATTCTTACCAAGATTGGGAGTATCATTAGGATACGCTTGGTAA
- a CDS encoding IS982 family transposase: MVSDIKIIEIFCNLDDFMKEFKTGFTKNSISDTSQTKKRKRKSKMSKSEVMTIMVIFHLKSYRNLKHFYLYYVCKHMNDFFPNLVSYNRFVELQKKGIQPLTVYLKLHGLGKCSGISFIDSTALKVSHYKREKQHKVFKGITEKSYGTLGWFYGFKLHLTCNDRVQIIDFLITKVNIDDRYTLKNKKFYDKVFGKIYVDKGFDSKKFRRVIHRRNMFANIVENKRNRKGKKRGRKRFFNQYIYDQRFFNERTFAWLDSFRTLLIRFDSLDSSWLSWHYLAFALILLKVKMSSIYKQVYL; encoded by the coding sequence ATTGTTTCTGACATTAAAATAATTGAAATTTTCTGTAATCTTGACGATTTTATGAAAGAATTTAAAACTGGTTTTACAAAAAACAGTATTTCAGACACTTCTCAAACAAAAAAACGAAAAAGAAAATCCAAAATGAGTAAAAGTGAAGTAATGACCATTATGGTTATTTTTCATTTAAAATCATATCGGAATTTAAAACACTTTTACCTTTATTATGTTTGTAAACATATGAATGACTTTTTCCCCAATCTTGTATCCTATAACCGGTTTGTTGAACTCCAAAAGAAAGGTATCCAACCGTTAACTGTCTATTTAAAACTTCATGGATTAGGTAAGTGTTCAGGTATTTCTTTTATTGATTCTACAGCACTAAAAGTTAGCCATTATAAAAGAGAAAAGCAACATAAAGTATTTAAAGGAATTACAGAAAAAAGTTATGGAACATTAGGCTGGTTCTATGGTTTTAAATTACATCTAACTTGTAATGATAGAGTACAAATTATTGATTTCCTTATTACTAAGGTTAATATAGATGACAGATATACACTTAAAAACAAAAAATTTTACGATAAAGTATTTGGAAAAATATATGTAGATAAAGGATTTGATTCCAAGAAGTTTAGAAGAGTCATTCACAGAAGAAACATGTTCGCCAACATTGTTGAAAACAAGCGTAATAGAAAAGGAAAGAAAAGAGGAAGAAAACGGTTTTTCAACCAATATATTTATGACCAAAGATTTTTCAATGAGCGTACTTTTGCTTGGTTGGATAGTTTTAGAACACTTCTAATACGATTTGATTCTTTAGATTCTTCTTGGTTAAGTTGGCATTATTTGGCTTTTGCTCTTATATTACTAAAAGTCAAAATGAGTTCAATATATAAACAAGTTTATCTTTGA
- the murQ gene encoding N-acetylmuramic acid 6-phosphate etherase, translated as MKFTKTTEQSSIYNNLEKMSIPELLSNINKEDQTVAFAVEKALPQIEKLTEQIVLKLKQDGRLFYIGAGTSGRLGIVDASECPPTFGVSHELVIGLIAGGDTAIRKAVEFAEDSTKQGWKDLQEHQISSKDLVVGIAASGTTPYVISALEECNKNGIITGCMTCNQGSPLALTAKFPIEVVVGPEFVTGSSRMKAGTAQKLVLNMLSTASMIQLGKVKGNKMVDMQLSNNKLVNRGEKMLASELNIDQKTAHELLKKYGSVRKAIKNFMNE; from the coding sequence ATGAAATTTACAAAAACGACAGAGCAAAGCTCTATATATAATAACTTAGAAAAAATGAGTATTCCTGAGTTGTTATCTAACATAAATAAAGAAGATCAAACAGTAGCTTTTGCTGTAGAAAAAGCACTTCCTCAAATAGAAAAACTCACAGAGCAAATTGTTTTAAAATTAAAGCAAGATGGTCGATTATTTTATATTGGTGCTGGTACTAGCGGACGACTTGGCATTGTAGATGCTAGCGAGTGCCCCCCAACATTTGGTGTCTCACATGAATTGGTTATAGGCTTAATTGCCGGGGGTGATACTGCTATAAGAAAAGCTGTTGAGTTTGCCGAAGATTCAACAAAGCAAGGATGGAAAGATTTACAAGAACACCAAATTAGTTCAAAAGATCTTGTAGTTGGAATTGCAGCATCGGGTACCACTCCCTATGTAATTTCAGCTTTAGAAGAATGTAATAAGAATGGTATAATTACAGGCTGTATGACTTGTAATCAAGGAAGCCCTTTAGCATTAACTGCCAAATTTCCTATTGAAGTTGTTGTAGGACCAGAGTTTGTAACAGGAAGTTCTCGAATGAAAGCAGGTACTGCTCAAAAACTAGTCTTAAACATGCTCTCTACAGCAAGTATGATTCAGCTAGGCAAGGTAAAAGGAAATAAAATGGTCGACATGCAACTATCGAACAACAAGTTAGTAAATAGAGGAGAAAAAATGTTAGCTTCTGAATTAAATATCGACCAAAAAACCGCTCACGAACTCCTAAAAAAATACGGAAGTGTTCGAAAAGCTATTAAAAACTTTATGAATGAATAA
- a CDS encoding DinB family protein: MITAIEKNLRRGVKLLETISDEQYSDTSIPPYYSSIGANMRHILDVFTCVFNGLDNKCIDFSDRQRNELAEQKTAFGIAYFNKVINQLYCLEESDFDTIISVTDDLGTGKITANYTLGSALIQAHSHAIHHFASVGFIINQLGIELPDEDFGYNPTTPKKQFVK; this comes from the coding sequence ATGATAACCGCCATTGAAAAAAACTTACGAAGAGGAGTTAAACTATTAGAAACGATTAGTGACGAACAATATAGTGATACATCAATTCCTCCTTACTATTCTAGTATAGGTGCTAATATGAGGCATATTTTAGATGTTTTTACTTGTGTTTTTAATGGATTGGATAATAAATGTATAGATTTTTCAGATAGGCAACGTAATGAGCTTGCTGAGCAAAAAACAGCATTCGGTATTGCTTATTTTAACAAAGTTATTAATCAATTATATTGTTTAGAAGAATCGGATTTTGATACAATTATCTCTGTTACCGATGATTTAGGCACTGGAAAGATAACGGCAAATTATACACTAGGAAGTGCTTTAATACAAGCGCATAGCCATGCTATACATCATTTTGCAAGCGTAGGTTTTATCATAAATCAGCTAGGAATTGAGCTGCCAGACGAAGATTTTGGATACAATCCAACAACTCCAAAGAAACAATTTGTAAAATAG
- a CDS encoding CDP-alcohol phosphatidyltransferase family protein, producing the protein MISYFSSKMINMVNIKKYIPNLLTLGNLLCGTVATIFAVKGDFFATAILVMVGILFDFFDGFAARVLQVQGELGKQLDSLADMVTSGVVPGIVMMQMLVNAIDVDAVGYFGVDEYGVTGSNLPYLGLLLTLGAGYRLAKFNIDTRQSDSFIGVPTPAMSLFVISLPLIAQFDKESFFIGLIQNQYFLLLITLVFTYLMNAEIPLFSLKFKNFSFKDNVIKYVFLLLSVILIVTLKIVAIPLIILSYVVLSLVHNSDKKLSTK; encoded by the coding sequence ATGATTTCTTATTTTAGCTCTAAAATGATAAACATGGTGAATATTAAGAAATACATTCCAAATTTATTGACCTTAGGCAATTTGTTATGTGGTACTGTTGCCACTATTTTTGCAGTTAAAGGAGATTTTTTTGCCACCGCAATATTAGTAATGGTAGGCATACTTTTTGATTTTTTTGATGGGTTTGCTGCTAGGGTATTACAAGTTCAAGGTGAATTAGGGAAACAGCTAGACAGTTTAGCAGATATGGTTACGAGTGGGGTAGTACCCGGTATTGTAATGATGCAGATGCTAGTAAATGCTATAGATGTAGATGCTGTTGGATATTTTGGAGTAGACGAATATGGAGTTACAGGAAGTAATTTACCTTATTTAGGCTTATTACTAACATTAGGAGCAGGATATCGCTTAGCAAAGTTTAATATTGATACACGTCAATCGGATAGTTTTATTGGAGTACCTACACCAGCAATGAGTTTATTTGTAATTTCGTTGCCTTTAATAGCTCAGTTTGATAAAGAATCGTTTTTTATAGGGCTGATTCAAAACCAATACTTTTTACTATTAATTACCTTAGTGTTTACTTATTTAATGAATGCTGAAATTCCGTTGTTTTCTTTGAAATTTAAAAATTTCTCTTTTAAAGACAACGTAATTAAATATGTGTTTTTACTATTGTCAGTCATATTGATTGTAACACTAAAAATAGTAGCAATTCCACTGATTATTCTGTCGTATGTAGTGCTATCTCTCGTACACAACTCAGACAAAAAACTTTCAACTAAGTAG
- a CDS encoding ATP-grasp domain-containing protein yields the protein MNKNTSIKKLTNWEHWPSAMFYLPNLPYAFYLALRAKHLTFFSAANPCIKSSGNGTESKYETILLVPEKCRPKSVLVQPNADFGKVLKELQQQKINFPLIAKPDVGFRGLLVSKISSEKKLKNYLEKYPINIIIQEFLDYENECGVFYHRNPNSKTGKISSLTLKHFLSVTGDGSATLKELILADNRAALYIDLFTEIHQEKLTHIPSKNEVVKLTSVGNHSKGTQFINGNHLISEKLTNTFDKLSNSIPGWYYGRVDLKYNSFEELENDIDFKVLEINGIIAEPTHMYDSKNYTYFKALKAVRTHWKSLFEIAVTNHRNFNISYVNTYDFINQIIDLISYTKKIKKLTKL from the coding sequence TTGAATAAAAATACATCCATAAAAAAACTTACAAATTGGGAGCACTGGCCGTCTGCCATGTTTTACCTTCCTAACCTCCCCTACGCTTTTTATTTAGCACTAAGAGCCAAACACCTAACCTTCTTTAGTGCCGCTAATCCTTGTATAAAAAGTTCTGGAAATGGTACGGAGAGTAAGTATGAAACCATTTTATTGGTTCCTGAAAAATGCCGTCCAAAATCAGTTTTAGTACAACCGAACGCCGACTTTGGCAAGGTATTAAAAGAACTACAGCAACAAAAAATCAATTTCCCTTTAATAGCCAAACCCGATGTTGGATTTAGAGGATTGTTGGTATCTAAAATTTCTTCAGAAAAAAAATTAAAAAATTACCTTGAAAAATACCCTATCAATATTATTATTCAAGAGTTTTTAGATTATGAAAATGAATGTGGTGTTTTTTATCATAGAAATCCTAATAGCAAAACGGGCAAAATTTCCTCATTAACATTAAAACATTTTTTATCGGTTACAGGAGATGGTAGTGCTACACTTAAAGAATTAATTTTAGCTGATAACAGAGCAGCATTGTACATCGATTTGTTTACCGAAATTCATCAAGAAAAACTCACACACATTCCAAGTAAAAACGAAGTTGTAAAGCTAACTTCTGTAGGTAACCATTCTAAGGGCACACAGTTTATAAATGGCAACCATTTAATTAGTGAAAAGCTGACAAACACCTTTGACAAGTTAAGTAACTCCATACCAGGATGGTATTACGGAAGAGTTGATTTAAAATATAATAGTTTTGAAGAACTAGAAAATGACATCGATTTTAAAGTGCTAGAAATAAACGGAATAATTGCTGAGCCCACGCACATGTATGACTCAAAAAATTACACCTATTTTAAAGCTTTAAAGGCTGTTAGAACTCACTGGAAATCTTTATTTGAAATAGCCGTTACCAATCATCGAAATTTTAATATTTCTTATGTAAACACGTATGATTTCATCAATCAAATAATTGATTTAATATCCTACACAAAAAAAATAAAAAAATTGACTAAGCTTTGA
- a CDS encoding lipopolysaccharide biosynthesis protein, with protein MGIIFKQSFKNTLIIYLGFLIGGINTLVLYTRFLKDEYYGLVTYVLSASNLIMPIIAFGIHFTIIKFFSAYTSKKEQDKFLSSVVLLPLLIAIPIGYFWDYFHNWIMSYVLKSGSEENLIIENYTIYIYIIAVSCAYYEVFYSWAKVQMQSVFGNVLKELYNRVAVMVLLFAVYFQIITKQEFIMYLSIAYILRTLLMMLYAFYLYIPKFSFSLPHNFKEVFRYSLYIILAGSAGAIILDIDKVMIPGKDGFETAAYYAVAVFIGSFIEAPSRAMGQILQPLTSKSINEDNTKETENLYKKSSINLLLIGGLFFVLVNCNVSELFRLLPNKNYAGGILVVLLISSAKLFLMLLGNNGAIINNSKLYRIALPVNLGMAISVYFLNTYFYNDLEMGTTGLALATFITVVVFNGFKLWFVKEKFQMTPFTNKTFSMILIILIMFLGFYFWNFSTPEFYFLKFPIHPIVNIALKSILIVALYLFVVIKLKISVQINSLVSRYVK; from the coding sequence TTGGGAATTATTTTTAAACAATCTTTCAAAAATACCCTTATTATTTACCTTGGGTTTTTAATAGGTGGAATTAACACGTTGGTCTTGTATACACGTTTTTTAAAAGATGAGTATTATGGGTTGGTTACATATGTGTTATCTGCTTCAAACTTAATAATGCCAATCATAGCCTTCGGAATACATTTTACCATCATCAAGTTTTTTTCGGCGTATACATCTAAAAAAGAGCAAGATAAATTCTTAAGTTCAGTTGTTTTATTGCCATTGCTCATAGCAATTCCGATTGGGTACTTCTGGGATTATTTTCATAACTGGATTATGAGTTATGTGCTTAAAAGTGGTTCAGAAGAAAACCTAATTATTGAAAATTACACGATTTATATTTACATAATAGCAGTGTCTTGTGCCTATTATGAGGTATTCTATTCTTGGGCAAAAGTACAAATGCAATCGGTGTTTGGAAATGTATTAAAAGAGCTTTACAATAGAGTGGCAGTAATGGTTTTGTTATTTGCTGTTTATTTTCAAATTATAACAAAACAAGAGTTTATTATGTATCTATCAATTGCATATATTCTAAGAACCTTGTTAATGATGTTGTATGCATTTTATTTATACATACCCAAATTCTCATTTTCACTACCCCATAATTTTAAAGAAGTTTTTAGGTATTCGTTGTATATTATTTTAGCAGGTAGTGCTGGAGCAATTATTTTAGATATAGACAAAGTAATGATTCCAGGAAAAGATGGATTTGAAACAGCAGCATACTATGCAGTAGCAGTTTTTATAGGGTCGTTTATAGAAGCTCCTAGTAGAGCAATGGGACAAATTTTACAGCCTCTAACATCAAAATCTATAAATGAAGATAACACCAAAGAAACCGAAAACTTGTACAAAAAAAGCTCAATAAACTTATTGTTAATAGGAGGTTTATTCTTTGTTTTGGTAAACTGTAATGTATCGGAGTTATTTAGGCTTTTGCCAAATAAGAATTATGCAGGGGGTATATTAGTAGTATTGTTAATCTCTTCTGCAAAATTATTTTTAATGTTATTGGGTAACAATGGGGCGATTATTAATAACTCTAAATTATATCGCATTGCTTTACCTGTAAACTTAGGAATGGCGATTTCTGTGTATTTTCTAAATACGTATTTTTATAACGATTTAGAAATGGGAACAACAGGGTTGGCTTTAGCTACCTTTATTACTGTTGTGGTATTCAATGGTTTTAAGTTGTGGTTTGTGAAAGAAAAATTTCAAATGACTCCTTTTACTAACAAAACATTTTCAATGATCTTAATCATTTTAATTATGTTTTTAGGATTTTATTTCTGGAACTTCTCCACCCCTGAATTTTATTTTTTAAAATTTCCCATCCATCCAATAGTAAATATTGCTTTAAAAAGCATACTCATTGTAGCTCTTTATTTGTTTGTAGTAATAAAACTAAAGATATCAGTGCAAATAAATAGTTTAGTAAGTAGGTATGTGAAATAA
- a CDS encoding YheT family hydrolase — protein MPIISDTFTPTLPFKSAHFNTVYRPLFMKDTITYQRKRITTWDADFIDLDFSIVGSKTLVLLIHGLEGSAQSNYMITASNHLNSIGFDTVCMNLRGCSGEDNLLLETYHSGKTDDVDFIIKHLKNNYNYKNIVITGFSLGGNLTLKYLGEYRNIPSEVKGGIAVSVPVDLTSSQAELHKLKNKIYLNEFLRTMKLKLLEKSEKFPDYPLDKKLLFKASKFRHLEEQYTVPVFGFESSEDYWQKASSKPFIPEIKVPTLLINALDDSFLSKECYPIKEAKNMHNFYLLTPNYGGHVGFISSFSNTENRWLEQQIAQFIKEIIGIAN, from the coding sequence ATGCCAATTATTTCAGATACATTCACACCAACACTCCCTTTTAAAAGTGCTCATTTTAATACGGTATATCGTCCTTTGTTTATGAAAGATACGATAACCTACCAACGTAAGAGAATTACCACTTGGGATGCCGATTTTATTGATTTAGATTTTTCTATAGTGGGTTCAAAAACATTGGTGCTTTTAATTCACGGATTGGAAGGAAGCGCTCAATCAAATTATATGATTACAGCATCTAATCATTTAAACAGCATTGGTTTCGATACGGTTTGTATGAATTTAAGAGGTTGTAGTGGTGAAGATAATTTATTATTAGAAACCTATCATAGCGGAAAAACCGATGATGTTGATTTTATTATTAAACATTTAAAAAATAACTATAATTATAAAAACATCGTAATTACTGGATTTAGTTTAGGGGGAAATTTAACCTTAAAGTACTTAGGAGAGTATCGCAATATTCCTTCGGAAGTAAAGGGAGGTATCGCGGTTTCTGTTCCTGTAGATTTAACTTCTTCTCAAGCTGAACTACATAAGTTAAAAAACAAAATTTACCTCAATGAGTTTTTACGTACTATGAAGTTAAAACTCTTGGAGAAATCAGAAAAATTTCCTGATTACCCACTGGATAAAAAACTTCTGTTCAAAGCGAGTAAGTTTCGACATCTAGAAGAGCAATATACAGTACCTGTTTTTGGTTTTGAAAGCTCAGAAGATTATTGGCAAAAAGCGAGTTCAAAACCTTTTATTCCCGAAATAAAAGTTCCTACATTGCTTATAAATGCGTTGGATGATAGTTTTTTGTCCAAAGAATGTTACCCCATAAAAGAAGCTAAAAACATGCATAATTTTTATCTGCTAACTCCTAATTATGGAGGTCATGTAGGTTTTATTTCTTCATTTTCTAATACTGAAAACAGGTGGTTAGAACAACAAATAGCTCAATTTATTAAAGAAATTATCGGAATAGCAAACTAA
- a CDS encoding lipoprotein N-acyltransferase Lnb domain-containing protein, which produces MIKKYAFLLLCLTTINVGFSQTVNTVGLSKFSQISVITSGPGEALYEKFGHTAIRVKDPVLQLDLLYNYGIFDFNDPNFYMNFTKGYMQYKLARYPFYLSLKDAQQEQRWVKEQILNLTQEQRNTFFQFLENNALPENASYFYDPYFDNCATRPRDIIQKITGDHLVFKSDFVKEDVSLRQLMNREIHPNTWGSLGINIALGNRLDKIATPIEYLYLPDYVFKALEASKILKEEKEENLVQKTTTLVDFEEKESKSDTFSPFLIVLLIALVGVFITYTDFKKSKRTKWLDFVLFFTTGILGLLIVFLWFFTNHSTAPNNFNFLWAFAPNLLVAFLLLKSKPPKWVSMYGKVLLVFMLLIPIVWLTKTQLFTYPLIPLFVLLGVRYGYLQKALKR; this is translated from the coding sequence ATGATAAAAAAATATGCATTTCTTTTACTTTGTTTAACTACTATAAACGTAGGTTTTTCTCAAACAGTTAACACTGTAGGTTTATCAAAATTTTCTCAAATAAGTGTCATCACTTCTGGTCCTGGAGAAGCTTTATATGAAAAATTCGGACATACGGCTATTCGGGTAAAAGACCCTGTTTTACAATTAGATTTATTGTACAATTATGGTATTTTCGATTTTAATGACCCTAACTTTTATATGAACTTTACCAAAGGATATATGCAGTATAAGTTAGCTCGTTACCCGTTTTATTTATCTTTAAAAGACGCACAACAAGAGCAACGTTGGGTAAAAGAACAAATTTTAAACTTAACACAAGAGCAACGAAATACATTTTTTCAGTTTTTAGAGAACAATGCATTACCAGAAAATGCGAGCTATTTTTACGACCCTTATTTTGATAATTGTGCTACCAGACCTCGTGATATTATTCAAAAAATTACAGGCGATCATCTCGTTTTTAAAAGTGATTTTGTTAAAGAAGATGTATCACTCAGACAATTGATGAATAGAGAAATTCATCCGAATACCTGGGGTAGTTTAGGTATTAATATTGCTTTGGGAAATAGGCTAGATAAAATAGCTACTCCAATAGAATACTTATACTTACCCGATTATGTTTTTAAAGCGCTGGAAGCCTCAAAAATACTAAAAGAAGAAAAGGAAGAAAATTTAGTTCAAAAAACAACTACTTTAGTCGACTTTGAAGAAAAAGAATCAAAAAGCGACACCTTCAGTCCGTTTTTAATAGTACTACTAATTGCTTTAGTAGGGGTATTTATTACCTACACTGATTTTAAAAAGTCAAAAAGAACTAAGTGGTTGGATTTCGTCCTGTTTTTTACAACGGGAATTTTAGGTTTATTAATCGTTTTTTTATGGTTTTTCACCAATCATTCTACTGCGCCAAATAATTTTAACTTTTTATGGGCATTCGCTCCTAACCTACTTGTTGCTTTTCTTTTACTGAAAAGTAAGCCTCCAAAATGGGTGAGTATGTATGGTAAAGTTTTATTGGTTTTTATGCTGCTGATTCCTATTGTATGGCTTACTAAAACCCAATTATTCACCTACCCTCTTATTCCGTTGTTTGTTTTGTTAGGAGTTCGTTATGGGTATTTACAAAAAGCTTTGAAGCGCTAA
- the aroQ gene encoding type II 3-dehydroquinate dehydratase, producing the protein MKKIIIINGPNLNLLGKREPTIYGSNSFEDFFKELKSKNSNIQLAYFQSNIEGEIIDKLHEVGFDYDGIILNAAAYTHTSVGIGDAVKGIDTPVVEVHISNIHAREEFRHASYIAPNAKGVIFGFGLQGYELALQSFL; encoded by the coding sequence ATGAAAAAAATAATCATTATCAACGGACCTAATTTGAATTTATTAGGAAAAAGAGAACCCACTATTTACGGATCCAATTCTTTTGAAGATTTTTTTAAAGAGTTGAAAAGTAAAAACTCCAATATACAATTAGCGTATTTTCAATCTAATATTGAAGGAGAAATCATTGATAAGTTGCACGAAGTTGGTTTTGATTATGATGGAATAATTTTAAATGCAGCGGCATACACACACACCTCTGTAGGTATTGGTGATGCTGTAAAAGGAATAGATACACCTGTGGTCGAAGTACATATTTCTAATATTCATGCTAGAGAAGAATTCCGACATGCAAGTTACATTGCACCCAATGCTAAAGGAGTTATTTTCGGATTTGGCTTGCAAGGGTATGAATTAGCGCTTCAAAGCTTTTTGTAA